The genome window CCCAGAAGAGCGCAAGGCTGTGAAGCAACTCAAGCCCAAAGCTTAAATCAGTTATCAGTTATCAGTTATCAGTTACCAGTCCTGACGGCGTATCGGCGTAGGTTTAGACCCGCCACCAACGCATTCCACCTGGAGGTGGGGGACTTAAAACAGTGAACAGTGACCAGTGAACAGTGACCAAACTGGTAACTGGTAACTGATAACTGGTAACTGGTAACTGGTAACTGGTAACTGATAACTGGTAACTGATAACTGGTAACTGATAACTGGTTAAACCCAGGGATAAATAGATCACTGATAACTGTTTACTGTTCACTGTTCACTGTTAAAGCTGATACTGAGCATCATCAATTGTTGAGAGAGTGACGATGCTCTGCCCCACCCCCAAGCTCACGCCTCGCCATAGTTCGTGTCCATTCCCTACGGAAAGATGACCCCTTTTGACAGTGAACAGTAAACAGTAAACAGTAAACAGTGATCTATTTATAAGAGGCGAAACACCACACCAAGTGGTGTCAGGCGTTGGTGCGTTCTCCACACCACATCCTATGCCTTGATAACTGATAACTGATAACTGATTTACATTACAAGCGCGATCGCACCAGCAGTTAATGGCTCGATGTGCTACCTCGTAAGGGTGGCATCATATTTTACTATTACCACATGGTTTCTGTTCTAAATTACGCAATTAATGGAATAAATCTTTAGTTGGATGCCTAAGCCAGAGAGGTGACTTTCTGGCTTAGGCATCCATTTAGTTAGCTGATTGTTTAGGCTAATAATTCATGCAGCATTACACATTAGGGCTAAAAAGTGTAATCCTCAAAGAGTCGCCGGACAACTCCCATTACGCGCTTTAACTGAATAAGACGCTTCGACACAGCAATGCTTTTGGTAATCATCACAGGTGAAGCATCTTCCTCTACAACTAACCTTAGTAGACTGATCAGAACCACCTCACTTTGAATTTTTCAAATGACTTTTTTTTAGTAACAAAACACATCAGTATAGCGTTTTTGCTAATGCGTTACTTCTGTGTCAATTGCCAGTCAAAATCATGTAAAAACCAGGGGAAGTATCTGACTTATTTATGTGATTTTATGGCAATTCCTAGCAGTTCTTATGACTTCTTAAGAATGGCTTTTATGCTAATTATGTGATTAACATCAGACAACTACACGTCTTATCCAAGGCACTTTTATGGCAATTGTGCGGCAACAATATTTTTGATTTTGACGCACAGTACGCCAAATTTGGCGGTAGATTTTTGGGATTATTTTGCTATATTAAATCAAGAAGTAATCTTGAGAAGAAAATTTTCTTGAAGTCAAAGTCCCACGAAAAAAATTCAACTCGTCATCAGGTGCAACCAATTTTGATGATGGAAATGTTCTTTGACTTCACAACTTATTTGAAAGGCGATTATCTTCCCGATAGAGAAAATAATCGGAATTGGTTGAACCGCAATGAAAGGGGTCTTAAGTTATGTAAAAAGCTGAGGAGGGGTCGCCATGCTAACGGCAGCTAACGTCTCCTCCGAGATGGCGGTGAACTACTTCGTCAAGAATTACTATCACCAAGGAAAGTCGCTGTGGAGTGGACAAGGGGCTGAGAAACTGGGCTTGTCCGGGGCGATTGATGACGAATATGCTTTTAAAAATGTGATTGAGGGGAAATCGCCTGACGGTCAGCAGGAATTGAACGCCAGAGCAGTAAAACCCAAAAACCGCAGAGCCGCATTAGACTGTACATTTTCTGCACCCAAAAGTGTGAGCTTGATGGCATTGGTGGGAGGGGATAAACGTTTAATAGACGCTCACCATCAAGCATTGAAACAAACCCTGGAGCTAATAGAGCAGAGGTACGCCTATACCAGAGTGACAGACGATTACGGCAGACATAGGGTGAAGACTGGTAACTTGGTCATAGCGCAATTTGACCACATCGAAAGTCGAGATTTAGACCCACATCTGCACACCCATTGTTTGCTGATGAATATGACTCAAACCCCAGATGATAGATGGATGAGTTTGAGCAACGGTGAGATATTCGCCAATAAGAAATTCTTGGGCATGGCATACCAAAGCTATCTGGCTCGTGAGGTGCAGAAGCTGGGGTATGAGATAGAACCTCGCTTACATGGGCAGTTTGATATAAAAGGCTTTAAGGAAGAGGATTTAGAAGTATTTTCCAAACGCAGACAGCAGATACTTGCCAAAGCTGGGGCTAACTCCACCTGGGCAGAACGAGAGAAAGTTTGGGACACAACCAGACAACGCAAGCAGAATCTACCAGAATCAGAGTTACGAGCTTTGTGGCTTCAAGAAGCACAGGCATTGGGTATTACCTTTGTTCAGCCGGGAGAACCAAAATATGAACAGGCGGCTGAGGTCGGGGAACAACAAAGTCTTAAAGAAGCCTTAGAAAATGCGATCGCACACTGTAGTGAGAGAAATGTCGCATTTAAACTAGAAGACTTAGAAAAATTCATCCTCACTGAACGCCTAGCCACAGATGTCACAGAAATTGAGCCACTGGTGAAAGAACATCCAGAACTCATCAGTCTGCCTCTGTTAACTGACCAATTTACGACAATGGCAGCAGTTCGCCGAGAACTGGCAACCATCGAATTAATGCAGCAAGGTCAAGGGAGAGTCCCCCCAATTACTCAAGTAGAAATAGTTGAAAGCCTGTTAGAAAAAACCTTACTCAATCAGGGGCAGAGGCAAGCCGTACAACTAGCAGCACTAACCCAAGACCAGTTTATTGCATGGCAGGGGGTAGCTGGTGCAGGTAAAACTTTCGCTCTCAAGGAATTGAAGGAAATCGCCGCCGCAAGTGGCTACACTATTAAAGGATTTGCCCCCAGTTCAGCCGCCGCAACGGTGTTGAGTCAAGAATTAGAGATTGAGACTCAGACAGTGGCACGATTGTTGGTGTCTGAACCACCACCAGAAACACAAACCAAGGAAATCTGGATTGTGGATGAAGCGGGATTACTCAGTGCCAAAGATGCTTATGCACTACTGCAACGGGCAACCCTTGAGCAAGCCAGAGTTCTGTTTGTGGGTGACACTCGTCAATTATCAGCCGTAGAAGCAGGCAACCCGTTTAAATCCTTGCAACAAGCGGGAATTAAAACCGCATATCTGAATGAATCTTTACGCCAAAAAGACCCCAAACTCAAATTAGCCGTAGATTTAATTGCTGATGGCAGAGTACAAGCGGGTTTTGAGCATTTGTTAGCCAATGGCTCTATTGTTAGTGTTGATACTGAGTCTAAAATTGAAGCGATCGCTAATGATTATATGATGGCTTCCCCAGAGCAACGAGTCAAAACTCTGGTCTTAGCTGGAACAAATGCCGAAAGACTTGCCCTTACCCAAGCCATTCGAGACAAGCTCAAAGATGAAGGGACTTTGGGAGAAACTGCAACCATCACCCAACTGCAAACCAAAAATCTGTCAAAAGTACAGATGCGGTTTGCCCATAACTTTGAAATTGGTGATGTGATCATGCCGACACGGGACTACAAACGTCGGGGATTATCTCAGGGTAAACTGTATGAAGTGGTAGGTCAAACTACTGACAAATTGACCCTTAAAAGTGATGATGGCAGTCACTTAGAAGTCGATACAACCTTTGACAAAGCCGTATATCACTCTCAAGAAATTGAAATTGCGGTAGGCGATCGCTTGCAATGGAAAAAAAATGACAGGCAACTTGGAAGACGCAATGGACAGGAGTTTACTGTTACAGCTATTACCCAAGACACAGCCCAGATTCAATATCTTGATGGTCACACTGAATCCATTAGTTTACTCCCAGCCCAGAATTTAGACTATGGGTGGGTGAGTACGACATATAGTAGCCAAGGTAAAACTGCTAACCGAGTCCTCATTGCGGCAGATTTTACGATTGGACAAGAAAGTTTTTATGTTGCTGCCAGTCGTGCCAAACATGAACTCAAGATTTATACCGAAGATCCAACTCGATTATTGGAGTTGGCACAAGAGTCAAAAGCCAAAGAAAATGCTTTGGAATTGCTACGAACACAGGTTAAGGAGTCTCAGCAACAGCAGCTAGTAAATGTTAGCAATGAAGTTTCTACAGTAGCAACCGAAACAGTAATCTCTACTCCAGTTGTACAACCAGTTTTGAAGTCAGTAGCATCTAATGTTCAAAGCAACCTGGAAGCATCAACAAGAGGCAGGGGGCAGGGGGAAAAGGAGCAGGGGGAAATGACCCCTGCCAAGAGCCGTGGAGCGTTCGCGGAGCGTCTCGTAGAGGAGCGGAACATGGGTCTGATTCCCCCACTTCTACTAAGTGGTTCTCGTACCCCTACGGGGAAGCACGCTACAGTTGGGGTCGAATCCCCATCTGAACTATCCCCCCTGCCCCCTGCTCCCTGCTCCTCTGCCTCTTTTTCAACTGCACTTCCTTTAGTCCAACCTGTAATCCAAGAGACACCAGATGCTACCAAGGTTTTTGAGAAACCCATACTAAAGCCAAAAACATCTGTACCTAATGTTGCATTTTGGACTCCATATTCTGCGCCATCTCCTGAGCATATAGACCCAGAACACTGGCAAGAACTGGTAGAAAAGAGCGCGATTCATCCTATGATTGCTGCCCTCAACTTTAAAAGCTTGCATCTTGACCCCATCGAACAAGAACATGAGGCTTGGGAACATCTAATATATAGTGACAATATCTCCCGTCGGAATGATGGACGGCTCAGAGACAGCGATTTACGCAGATATTCCCACATCGAAGCTGGTGGCTGGTGGTGTCATGCTGGGGTTGACCCTCGCTCATTTCCTTTACTGCCACCCGAACAAAAACCTCAACGAAAACTTTGGGGATGTTACAAGCCCAATACCCCTAGAAATCAAATTGATGACCCAGCGAAAGTCATTAAATACGAGCATCCACCTAAAACTGATTTAAGTATCTTTTTATTAGATATTCCTGATGATCTAGCAGACCGTATCTATAAGAAACATGGTGTAGAACCAACAAATAGCGATCGCGCTTGTGGATTTTGGTATTGTGTTTGGAAACATAACTTACCTATCACAATTACTGAGGGAGCGAAGAAGGCCGCCAGTTTGTTGAGCCAGGGTCACGTCGCCATTGGACTGCCGGGAATCTATGCTGGGTATCGCAGTAAGAATGAAAATGGTGAACAAATCGAGCCTGTATTACATGAAGAATTAGCCATTTTCGCCACACCTAACAGGCATATTCTGTTTTGCTTTGACTACGAAACCAAACCCAAAACATTACACAATATTCAAATTGCTACATCACGGACTGGACGACTTTTGGAACAACAGGGAGCGAAAGTCAAAGTCGTGACACTCCCAGGGCCAGATAAAGGAGTGGATGATTTTATCGTCGCTGTTGGGTCACTTGCCTATGAAAAGGTGAGCCATCAAGCGATGAATTTAAAAGATTGGCAACAGCGTCATCAACAACGTGCAATTGCCATAGAACCACCGAGAAAGTTAACTCCAGAGCAACGTCAACAACGGCTAGCCTCTGAGTTAAATGAAAATGTCACTTTTAATCAACTTAAAACAGCTATTTTACAAAAGCAACAACACCAACTTTCACAACAAACTGTAGATGTGATAGTTGACTTTGTTGAGCAGTCCACTATTGAATCTGCCCTAGTTGAAAAACTCTCACTACTTTCTCAGGAACTATCCCAATTCCATCATGATTTCAGCAGTGAGACGAATATACTAGAGCAATTGAGATTGGTTCTTGATCACAAAAAACAAAGTCAACTTTCACAACAAACTGTGGATGCGATAGTTGACTTTGTTGATCAGTCCAACATTGAGTCTGCCATAGTTGAAAAATTATCCCTACTTTCTCAGGGGCTATCCCAATTCCATCATGATTTAAATCATGGAAATGTCACTCTTAATCAACTTAAAGCAGCTATTTTACAAAAGCAACAACACCAACTTTCACAACAAGTTCTAGATGCAATTGTTGACTTTGTTGATCAGTCCGTCATTGAGTCTGTTCTTATTGAGAAGTTACCAACACTCATTCATGAACTATCACAGCTTAAAAATAATAACCCTATTCACAATTTAGAACCCGTAATTGATAAATTAGTTAATCGTTTTCAATATCAAGAAAATTTAAATTTAATGCTTAAACAGGAAATTCATAATTTGGATAAGCTAGCACTTAAAGCTTTATTTATGGAAGTCGGAAAATATGTTAAAGGTGAAAAAGTTACAGGCGAGAAGGTGAACGAAATATTCTGTTTAATTGGTCAAGCTGATTCACCTTTAACCTTTGAACAAAGAATGGATACTGTTCGTCAATTAATTAGAAACGACAAACCCCAACTTATGAAAAAGTTGGGACTTAATTCTCCGCATAATCATCATCAGAAAAGTTATCCAAAATTTAGCAGATAAGGAAGATTATAATTTGAGTAATTACTCAAATGAAGATTTACTCAATCTTTAGAAACGGGGGTATCAAGATGGGTATCCGCCGAGAGGTAGTGTGATTTGAACGATAATTTAGCCAAACGGTCACGAAATACTTCACTTTGTACTAGGACAACATATACGCCTATTTCAATCATTAAAAATCTACTCTAGCAAGTTTTACCACTCTAGAAAACATTTAATCTCCAATCTTCTCGGTAAACAGAGGGGCTGTGAACGCGATTTTTTGGTGATTTGGCTGCCGAATTGAAAAAACTTTCCGCCAAAGATGGCGTACTGTGCGTCAGAAAAAGATGGATTACAGAGTTTATTCGTTTATAAGCGCGTTTAATTTGATTGGCTAAAAATCGGGAGATTTGAGAGAAGTTTTGGTAACTGTTGGGATTTATTGGGGATTTGGGAGTTAATGATAATATATATTAATTATCTTCTCCACTTAGTTAAAAAGGTCACAAAGAAATTGGGATTTTTAGGTTTAGTTGGGGGGAATATTGGGTGTAATTGGTGAGTCTGAGGATTTAGCATCAATTGCATAAATGAATAAATAAAAGCACAATTGTAATTATTATTAATAAATGCTGAAACTATTGCCTAATAAGAGTTTTACTTTGTTGAAAGCAATTGTTAATTAGAGGTCAAAAAATGAGGAAAATTTTTTTGTGAATTTAATGTTGAGTGTTGGTTCTGTTTCAAGTGGAATACAAGGCGTTCACTTTGTTTAATCTCTTGAAGATGAACTCTCTGCCCTACACCTTGTGATCATCAACTTTCAGCCTGATAAAATCAGGAGCGAAAAATCTGAATGTTTGATGAGCCAGGGAGCAAACGGGAACAAGCAAGAAGTGAAGTTACAATTAAATGAGCGTGGTGAACTGCCAATAGCAACACCAGCAGCGAATAAGAAAGTTGAAATTTCAATGACTGATCAGAACTGCTGGGAAGTTAAATCAGGAGATGGTTAGATGAATCTTGAGGAAGCCGTGTTAGAAAGATTACGCCACTTACCTGTGGATAAACAGCAGCAACTATTAGAATTTGCCGAATTTTTGTATCAAAAAACTACTCTTAAGCCTCCTTTACGGAGTGTTAGAGGATTATGTGCTGATTTAAAAGTAGATATTACTGAAGAAGATATTGCTCAAGCGCGTCAAGAAATGTGGAGTAATTTCCCCAGGGATATTGTTTAATGACATCGGTAGTAGCAGATACACACACTTTAATTTGGTACGTTTTTGACTTGCAAAGATTGTCAGCCGCCGCATTAACAGCTTTGGAACAAGCAGTTAATACAGGCAATCCTATTTACGTATCAGCTATCACAATCATAGAAATTGCTTATTTAGTTGAGAAAGGACGCTTTGCAGAAGAGGTATTAACACGAATTTTAAAAGCTTTGGATGACCCCAATATAGGTATTGTACTTGTAGCTCTAGATAGGAATGTTTCAGGGGTAATTCGACAAATTGACCGGGTAGTTGTTCCTGATATGCCTGATAGAATTATTGCGGCTACAGCTTTTAATTTGGGTATTCCTTTAGTTACTCGTGATTTACGGATTCAAGCTTTAACCACTATAAAAACCATTTGGTGAAAAAAAAGCCAAAATTCTTGAACATAGTTACGCATTTTTAATATGGGGAAAGAGTTAATCCCACCAAGCGTACAACTGTTGAGAACTAATCTCTAACTCATCGCAACCCCAGACAAATTTTACAAATTCACCTACAAAGTCTAAATCCTTTACCCCGCTAACTGTAATTGCATCAATCACCAAATATGTGCTTTCTGTCTGATTGAAAACTACACCATCAAAAATTGCTGTTGCTTCTATACTCTTGCAACGTTGCCCAAATTCAATAAATGAACCAACGGTGGGAGCAGCATTAAAATTAGCATTTAGTGTAGTGTAGCCTTCTTGAAGAACTTGCTCTAATGATGACAAAGATAAACCCTGAAATTTGACAGCGTTGGGAGTATATTCAGTAATTGAGTTACCTAAAATTTCTTCAATACGTTGAACCATATATTTATATCCAAATAAAAGCGTTTGCTTGGTTTTAAATGTTTCATTGCAGAAGTAGAAGGATTCTTAATTGCCTATTACACCAAATACTAAATCTGAGTTACCCGAAACGTTTCGGGTAATTTTTGCTGTAGCTTTATTTTATTTACTTTTTAATTTCACTTGGCGATAGTTTCACTTTTTCGCGTTTGATATCCAATCTAGTAAATACTTGTCATTACCTTAATATCAGCATTACCGTAGATAACGGTACATGATGTAGCTAAGAAAACTTATGCAATTACTCACTTTCTAGCCATAGGTTATGAAACTCTTATCATACATAACTTGCTTAATTTTAAATAACTCTAAAAAAAGAACAAAACCTCAGCCTAGTATTTATGAAGATCCAATTTCTGTTCAAACAGGGAAGCGAAAAATACCAGCGTGGTGATTACCAGGGGGCGATAGTAGTCTTTACCCAGGTAATTCAGGCTAATTCAAAACATATCCAGGCTTATCTGTATCGTGGCATGGCTTATGCCAACCTGAATGAGTTTCAAAAAGCAATTGCAGATTATTATCAAATCCTACGCCTTGATAGTCGCAATTGTGATGCCTATTTAAATAGGGGAGTAGCCCGCTATCGCCTCAAGAATTATTCAAGTGCAATTGACGATTACGATCAAGTAGCCCGTCTGTTACCAAATCATCCTGATACTTATTGGCATCGGGCGGATGCTTATTGGGCTTGGGGCAAATACCCAGAAGCAATTGCTGACTATACACAAGCCCTAAAACTGAACCCACAGATGATACCTGCCTATCTAAACCGAGCCATTGTGCATGGGCTGATGGGCAACCATAAACAACGCTTAGATGATTGTAATCAACTTCTAAAACTTAATCCAAACATCTTAGGAGGGTATACTTTTCGTGCTGCCGCACACTGCGCGCTAGGGAATTATGAAGCGGCTCTATCTGATTGTGAACAAGCTTTCCGACTAGATCCCCAAAAAATCGCGGTTCACATGGCCTATGGAGACACCTATTATCAGACTAGAAATTACTCCAAAGCAATCAATAGCTATACTCAAGCAATTGATTTGGGAGGGAACATTGCAATAGTATATGCTGCTCGTGCGCTCTGCCGACATCATATTGGAGATGCCAAAGGAGCAATTATTGACTGTGACAAAGCTTTGGAATTAGAACCGGATTGTGCAGAGGCTTACAACCATCGTGCCTTAGCCCAAACTTTGACTGGAGATTATCAACAGGCGATCAAAGATTTACATCGTGCCGCTTCTCTCTTCCAACAACAGGGCAGGCAGAAAGAGCATCAGGAAGCAATTGAGTCAATTCAAAAATTAGAAAAAAGAATGAGATAAAAATAGCTTTAACTTCAACCAGTGTCAAGAAGCGAATCATGCTAAACGTTGGTAAAGTTCAGCATTTTTTCGCAGTACATAACTAGCTGCTTGGTTAAACTCATTTTGGGGGTAGTTCAACAAATCTTCTACAGAGGCAGATAACAATTCTTCAGTAGACATCCCCAACTTTTGGGCAAATTCCTGCAATTTTTGTAGTTGCTGCTCTGTAATATTAATTGTTATAGCAGCCATATTTCCTTTTCCTAGCTAGTCTTTGTTTAACATTATCTGGCATTTATTCTTCATCAGCCATTAAAGCTTCTAACTCTTTCAACAAAGATTCTAGTTTCTCTTGCTTCTGGGAATTTTCCCACACCTTGAGCTTTTTCGCTTTCTTATATGTAGCCTCTAAATGACTTTGCAGTGGTGGCAGTGCGGCTGCTGGTTGTTTAGCTTTGACCTGCTTTTGAATTTCTGAGAGAGACAAATCCAGCGAAATGGCAGCTTCTAGGAGTTCAGTCCTTTCTTCTTTCGATGTTAACTTAGCAATCTCCTTGCCCTTGGTGTACTCAATTTGTCCAGCACGTAGGGCTGATAAAATATCCTCTGGTAGTTTCAACAGTGGCAGTCGGGTGCGGACAAATGACTGCCAGCTCATCTTACCCAAATCAGCAAACACTTTTTCTACTATTTCTGCCTCTGAATTACCCGAAACGTTTCGGGTAATTTTCCCTTTGGCTTCATTCTCCATTCTGTAGAGTACGGAGGACACTGCTGCTGTTTCGCATCCCAATCGCAGTGCCAACAGTTGCAAGATGCCTTCAGTTTCTTCTATGGGGTTTAAGTCGGAGCGTTGTAGATTCTCAGTCAGAGAATACTGTGCCGCCTGCTCATCCGACATCTCCCGCGCCGTGATTGGCACTTCTGTTAAAGCTGCTGTTTGTGCTGCCCTATATCTGCGCTCTCCGGCTACTAATTCATACTTATCCCCCACTGGTCTAACCAATAGCGGCTGGAGGATACCTTCACGTTTTACTGACTCCACCAAAGATTGCATCGCCTTGGGGTCAAAATAACGTCGAGGCTGAGTAGCGGGGAGAATAATTTTGTCCAGTGATACCTTAGTGGGGACTAAATTTTCATCATCCTCATTAAACAAGGCGACATTCTTGAGTTTGCTTCTATCAGCAGGTGGTTGGCTGGCGCGTCTGGGACTCATTTATAAAACCTCCATAGCTGCTGCTATCTCATCAAAAATGTGGAGAAGAGCAGGATTTTTATTAGGGCATAATGCCAAAGGTTTACCATACTCAGCTGCTTCTGCCAGGGCAGTAGCACGAGGTAGTGGCGGAAATATCGTGGACAAACTCGATAGCTGCTCACGAATTGATTCCAGGGTTCTTTGGTCTA of Nostoc sp. UHCC 0870 contains these proteins:
- a CDS encoding type II toxin-antitoxin system VapC family toxin — translated: MTSVVADTHTLIWYVFDLQRLSAAALTALEQAVNTGNPIYVSAITIIEIAYLVEKGRFAEEVLTRILKALDDPNIGIVLVALDRNVSGVIRQIDRVVVPDMPDRIIAATAFNLGIPLVTRDLRIQALTTIKTIW
- a CDS encoding DNA-binding protein — encoded protein: MAAITINITEQQLQKLQEFAQKLGMSTEELLSASVEDLLNYPQNEFNQAASYVLRKNAELYQRLA
- a CDS encoding ParB/RepB/Spo0J family partition protein; the protein is MSPRRASQPPADRSKLKNVALFNEDDENLVPTKVSLDKIILPATQPRRYFDPKAMQSLVESVKREGILQPLLVRPVGDKYELVAGERRYRAAQTAALTEVPITAREMSDEQAAQYSLTENLQRSDLNPIEETEGILQLLALRLGCETAAVSSVLYRMENEAKGKITRNVSGNSEAEIVEKVFADLGKMSWQSFVRTRLPLLKLPEDILSALRAGQIEYTKGKEIAKLTSKEERTELLEAAISLDLSLSEIQKQVKAKQPAAALPPLQSHLEATYKKAKKLKVWENSQKQEKLESLLKELEALMADEE
- a CDS encoding tetratricopeptide repeat protein → MKIQFLFKQGSEKYQRGDYQGAIVVFTQVIQANSKHIQAYLYRGMAYANLNEFQKAIADYYQILRLDSRNCDAYLNRGVARYRLKNYSSAIDDYDQVARLLPNHPDTYWHRADAYWAWGKYPEAIADYTQALKLNPQMIPAYLNRAIVHGLMGNHKQRLDDCNQLLKLNPNILGGYTFRAAAHCALGNYEAALSDCEQAFRLDPQKIAVHMAYGDTYYQTRNYSKAINSYTQAIDLGGNIAIVYAARALCRHHIGDAKGAIIDCDKALELEPDCAEAYNHRALAQTLTGDYQQAIKDLHRAASLFQQQGRQKEHQEAIESIQKLEKRMR
- the mobF gene encoding MobF family relaxase yields the protein MLTAANVSSEMAVNYFVKNYYHQGKSLWSGQGAEKLGLSGAIDDEYAFKNVIEGKSPDGQQELNARAVKPKNRRAALDCTFSAPKSVSLMALVGGDKRLIDAHHQALKQTLELIEQRYAYTRVTDDYGRHRVKTGNLVIAQFDHIESRDLDPHLHTHCLLMNMTQTPDDRWMSLSNGEIFANKKFLGMAYQSYLAREVQKLGYEIEPRLHGQFDIKGFKEEDLEVFSKRRQQILAKAGANSTWAEREKVWDTTRQRKQNLPESELRALWLQEAQALGITFVQPGEPKYEQAAEVGEQQSLKEALENAIAHCSERNVAFKLEDLEKFILTERLATDVTEIEPLVKEHPELISLPLLTDQFTTMAAVRRELATIELMQQGQGRVPPITQVEIVESLLEKTLLNQGQRQAVQLAALTQDQFIAWQGVAGAGKTFALKELKEIAAASGYTIKGFAPSSAAATVLSQELEIETQTVARLLVSEPPPETQTKEIWIVDEAGLLSAKDAYALLQRATLEQARVLFVGDTRQLSAVEAGNPFKSLQQAGIKTAYLNESLRQKDPKLKLAVDLIADGRVQAGFEHLLANGSIVSVDTESKIEAIANDYMMASPEQRVKTLVLAGTNAERLALTQAIRDKLKDEGTLGETATITQLQTKNLSKVQMRFAHNFEIGDVIMPTRDYKRRGLSQGKLYEVVGQTTDKLTLKSDDGSHLEVDTTFDKAVYHSQEIEIAVGDRLQWKKNDRQLGRRNGQEFTVTAITQDTAQIQYLDGHTESISLLPAQNLDYGWVSTTYSSQGKTANRVLIAADFTIGQESFYVAASRAKHELKIYTEDPTRLLELAQESKAKENALELLRTQVKESQQQQLVNVSNEVSTVATETVISTPVVQPVLKSVASNVQSNLEASTRGRGQGEKEQGEMTPAKSRGAFAERLVEERNMGLIPPLLLSGSRTPTGKHATVGVESPSELSPLPPAPCSSASFSTALPLVQPVIQETPDATKVFEKPILKPKTSVPNVAFWTPYSAPSPEHIDPEHWQELVEKSAIHPMIAALNFKSLHLDPIEQEHEAWEHLIYSDNISRRNDGRLRDSDLRRYSHIEAGGWWCHAGVDPRSFPLLPPEQKPQRKLWGCYKPNTPRNQIDDPAKVIKYEHPPKTDLSIFLLDIPDDLADRIYKKHGVEPTNSDRACGFWYCVWKHNLPITITEGAKKAASLLSQGHVAIGLPGIYAGYRSKNENGEQIEPVLHEELAIFATPNRHILFCFDYETKPKTLHNIQIATSRTGRLLEQQGAKVKVVTLPGPDKGVDDFIVAVGSLAYEKVSHQAMNLKDWQQRHQQRAIAIEPPRKLTPEQRQQRLASELNENVTFNQLKTAILQKQQHQLSQQTVDVIVDFVEQSTIESALVEKLSLLSQELSQFHHDFSSETNILEQLRLVLDHKKQSQLSQQTVDAIVDFVDQSNIESAIVEKLSLLSQGLSQFHHDLNHGNVTLNQLKAAILQKQQHQLSQQVLDAIVDFVDQSVIESVLIEKLPTLIHELSQLKNNNPIHNLEPVIDKLVNRFQYQENLNLMLKQEIHNLDKLALKALFMEVGKYVKGEKVTGEKVNEIFCLIGQADSPLTFEQRMDTVRQLIRNDKPQLMKKLGLNSPHNHHQKSYPKFSR